One part of the Helicoverpa armigera isolate CAAS_96S chromosome 3, ASM3070526v1, whole genome shotgun sequence genome encodes these proteins:
- the LOC135119210 gene encoding uncharacterized protein LOC135119210, giving the protein MFGIRTPVNKKNAPPTQEESPGASSNVSPAQPTNTSVRRSIEVLEANQPFPSSAPAAPVKPKKITILKSVSPAPERLAGVAEASKPPASVSRVQEARNLVTKAKIALGQSRNLRTDIKEDVTLAIDTLYRMVRDGEADKGKGLKATKKEQPATVEAMPAERCSHPEYSQLLSSMADHSRLVRESAEKMEELKESLSKHSTALEATTYAGVLAAPKPLAASPRPTLHSVVVASNDKQETGEQVLDKIRTAINAKEGGYRIDRVRKAKDSKVIISCRDEGERSRVREKLRSAGQQLTVQDAANLDPLIILRDVLSYNTDEDVTKALRTQNSKLFTDLAAEDDRLAVKYRKRARNNLMCHIVARVSPTLWSRLTGVSAVYIDMQRIRVEDQSPLVQCSLCLGYGHGRRLCTEKEEACSHCGGPHLRNNCPEVKANAPPSCCNCTRAGLEGATHNAFSPDCPANLQRKQLATAELLECASRSRTAFALIQEPYVGSVRRMRGYRGSRIYQASEEGEGTVKAAVVVFDHDLDVIQCPELTTHNIAVVRIRTRAWEIAAASVYFEPDKPMDSYLEHLRVIRRKLGSRHLLIGGDFNAKSPWWGSLTEDSRGEELCSTLDELELQVLNSGTLPTFDTIRGGRRYCSHVDVTACSADLLCLVEGWKIDEGLTSSDHNGIKFNIKLQKSFGIAVKSTTRKFNTKKANWDQFHEKLAQFKIEMNINKEKLEEINNKIDLETTIQNYLDIVNKTCEETLPKKKNSDKITLPWWSQELVSLKKAVATRKRRVRCAAPVRRQTVVEEYLQLKNEYEAKAKCASTRSWTEFCTKQDREGMWEGIYRVIGRTATRHEDATLTKSGVNLTPAESASHLAETFYPEDLEEEDTEEHKNIRRLAMRVNDPDHDENHDPPFTAHELMTAASSFNPKKAPGADGLTADICRQVILQDPEAFLALANKCLSLGHFPKKWKEATVVVLRKPGKDNYTSAKSYRPIGLLPVLGKVLEKMVVTRLQWHLVPRLSTRQYGFMPQRSTEDALYNLVNQIKVEIKNKKLVTIVSLDIEGAFDSAWWPAIKVRLAEEKCPVNIRRLLDSYLGDRCVRLRYAGVEHFRNTYKGCVQGSISGPMLWNVLLDPLLKSLQDRGVVCQAFADDVVLLFAGHTALEVQRHANAALEFVQEWGVRNKLKFAPHKTCAMLLTNKLRYDTPLLRMGGVDIGMSRDIKILGLTIDDKLTFNTHVANVCRKALNIAKQLQRAAKISWGLHPDVIRTIYTAAVEPVILYAAAAWSPAAEKICVRKLLNTVQRGFAQKICKSYRTVSLNSALLLAGLLPLDLRVKEAAGLYEARKGSTRLVLGDREVERVVGFAELPHPALRMGLTFRSLDDRSLVDQHNVQSLRIFTDGSKLQGKVGAALSTWDDQTELRSQKLSLPAYCTVYQAELLAICRATSEALNSGAESCGIYSDSRAALQTVTNPGSMHSLAIEARRNLSVALTRGKAVTLFWIKAHAGIDGNERADELAKEAALSSRRKPDYNRCPISFAKGDLRSDSLDEWNRRYKTGVTASVTKVFFPDAREAYRLVRKIQPQGIVTSIFTGHGGFSQYLHRFKCRESPSCVCDPAVEESVQHILFECPVFGAKRYNLAQKIGNNVTIGEAYGLVASKRTRAEFMEYAEAICRTVVERNASD; this is encoded by the exons atgttcgGCATCCGGACCCCAGTAAACAAGAAAAATGCCCCGCCAACCCAAGAAGAGTCTCCTGGCGCTTCCTCAAACGTGAGCCCGGCTCAGCCGACAAACACTAGCGTCAGGAGGAGCATCGAGGTGTTGGAGGCAAACCAACCCTTCCCCAGCTCGGCACCTGCCGCCCCAGTGAAACCTAAAAAGATCACAATACTAAAGAGCGTGTCACCAGCTCCAGAGAGGCTCGCTGGGGTGGCAGAGGCCTCTAAACCCCCAGCCTCCGTCAGTAGGGTGCAAGAAGCCAGGAATCTGGTTACAAAGGCCAAGATTGCTCTTGGCCAAAGTCGGAACCTCCGAACTGACATCAAGGAGGACGTCACCCTGGCCATTGACACCCTCTATCGCATGGTGAGGGATGGGGAAGCGGACAAGGGGAAGGGCCTTAAAGCCACAAAAAAGGAACAGCCTGCCACTGTTGAAGCGATGCCAGCGGAACGTTGCAGCCACCCAGAGTACTCCCAGCTGCTCTCCTCAATGGCGGACCATAGCAGGTTGGTGAGGGAGAGCGCCGAAAAAATGGAGGAATTAAAAGAAAGTCTGTCCAAACACTCGACAGCGCTGGAGGCGACCACATACGCGGGGGTGTTGGCCGCACCTAAGCCGCTAGCAGCATCACCGCGACCAACACTACACTCGGTGGTGGTCGCCTCCAACGACAAGCAAGAAACTGGCGAGCAGGTGCTGGACAAGATCCGCACTGCTATTAACGCCAAGGAAGGTGGCTACCGGATCGACAGGGTCAGGAAGGCAAAGGACAGTAAGGTCATCATCAGCTGCAGGGACGAGGGGGAGCGGAGCAGGGTCCGGGAGAAGCTAAGGTCGGCCGGTCAACAGCTGACCGTCCAGGACGCAGCAAACCTGGACCCGCTCATTATCCTCAGGGACGTCCTCAGCTATAACACCGACGAGGACGTCACGAAAGCCCTGAGGACACAGAACAGCAAGCTCTTCACCGACCTTGCGGCTGAGGATGATCGACTTGCAGTAAAATATAGAAAACGGGCCCGGAACAACCTTATGTGTCACATTGTCGCGAGGGTCTCCCCCACCCTCTGGAGTAGACTAACAGGGGTGTCTGCCGTGTATATAGACATGCAGCGGATCAGGGTGGAAGATCAATCTCCCCTGGTCCAATGCTCTTTGTGCCTAGGATATGGGCACGGCAGACGCCTCTGCACAGAAAAAGAGGAAGCCTGCAGCCACTGCGGTGGCCCTCACTTACGCAATAATTGCCCGGAGGTGAAAGCCAATGCGCCCCCCTCCTGCTGTAACTGCACTAGAGCCGGGCTGGAGGGAGCGACGCATAATGCGTTCAGCCCAGACTGCCCG GCTAACCTCCAAAGAAAGCAGCTGGCGACCGCCGAGCTGCTCGAGTGTGCTTCACGGTCGAGAACGGCTTTTGCTCTTATTCAAGAGCCTTACGTGGGCTCTGTCCGGAGAATGCGGGGCTACCGAGGGTCGCGGATCTACCAGGCTTCGGAGGAGGGAGAGGGTACTGTGAAGGCTGCCGTAGTAGTATTCGACCATGACCTCGATGTAATCCAGTGCCCGGAACTCACCACCCACAACATCGCTGTGGTGAGGATCCGGACCCGAGCCTGGGAAATCGCAGCGGCGTCGGTATACTTCGAGCCGGACAAGCCCATGGACTCGTACCTGGAGCACCTCAGAGTGATTCGGCGGAAGTTAGGAAGTCGCCATCTTCTCATTGGAGGCGACTTCAACGCAAAAAGCCCATGGTGGGGGAGCCTCACGGAAGACAGCAGGGGGGAGGAGCTGTGCTCCACACTGGACGAGCTGGAGTTGCAGGTGCTCAACAGCGGCACCCTGCCCACTTTTGACACCATCCGAGGGGGCAGGAGATACTGCAGTCACGTCGACGTGACGGCATGCTCCGCGGATCTTCTCTGCCTGGTGGAAGGCTGGAAAATTGACGAAGGTCTGACGAGTTCCGACCACAACGGcattaaattcaatataaaactacaaaaatcaTTTGGCATTGCAGTAAAATCAACGACTAGGAAATTTAACACCAAAAAAGCAAACTGGGACCAGTTTCATGAGAAACTGGCCcagtttaaaatagaaatgaacataaataaagaaaaattagaagaaattaataataaaatagatttagaaaccactatacaaaattatttagatatagTAAACAAAACTTGCGAAGAGACATTACCCAAAAAGAAAAATTCTGACAAAATTACTTTGCCGTGGTGGTCCCAGGAGCTCGTCAGCCTAAAGAAGGCGGTAGCCACCAGGAAGAGAAGAGTCCGCTGCGCTGCTCCAGTCCGAAGGCAGACCGTCGTCGAGGAGTACCTGCAACTAAAAAACGAATATGAGGCAAAGGCCAAATGCGCCTCAACTAGGAGCTGGACAGAGTTCTGCACCAAGCAGGACAGGGAGGGGATGTGGGAGGGCATCTACAGGGTGATCGGACGAACCGCAACACGACACGAAGACGCAACCCTAACAAAAAGTGGTGTGAATTTGACTCCGGCAGAATCCGCGTCGCACCTGGCTGAGACCTTTTATCCCGAAGACCTGGAAGAAGAGGACACAGAAGAACACAAGAACATCCGGCGTTTGGCCATGCGGGTAAACGACCCGGATCATGATGAAAACCATGACCCGCCGTTTACAGCGCATGAGCTTATGACCGCGGCGTCCTCCTTCAACCCAAAGAAGGCGCCAGGTGCGGACGGTCTCACCGCGGACATCTGTCGCCAAGTAATCCTCCAGGACCCCGAGGCGTTCCTTGCCCTGGCCAACAAATGCCTCAGTCTGGGCCACTTCCCTAAGAAGTGGAAAGAAGCCACAGTCGTGGTACTGAGGAAGCCGGGCAAGGACAACTACACAAGCGCCAAATCATACAGGCCAATCGGGCTCCTGCCCGTGTTAGGAAAGGTCCTGGAGAAGATGGTCGTCACGAGGCTCCAGTGGCACCTAGTACCGAGGCTGAGTACCCGCCAGTACGGCTTTATGCCCCAGAGAAGCACTGAGGACGCCCTCTATAATCTAGTGAACCAAATCAAGGTCGAAATCAAGAACAAAAAGTTGGTCACCATCGTCTCACTGGATATAGAGGGCGCCTTTGACAGCGCCTGGTGGCCAGCCATAAAGGTGAGACTGGCGGAGGAAAAGTGTCCGGTCAACATTAGGCGGCTACTCGACAGCTACCTTGGCGACAGATGTGTGCGACTAAGGTATGCCGGAGTCGAACACTTTAGAAACACGTATAAGGGTTGCGTCCAAGGCTCGATTAGCGGGCCGATGCTCTGGAATGTCCTCCTGGATCCTCTCCTCAAGAGCCTGCAGGACCGCGGGGTTGTGTGCCAGGCGTTCGCCGATGACGTGGTTCTGCTGTTTGCCGGACATACTGCGCTGGAGGTGCAGCGACATGCCAATGCCGCCCTCGAATTTGTTCAGGAGTGGGGAGTCAGAAATAAACTCAAGTTTGCGCCACATAAGACCTGCGCAATGCTGCTGACTAACAAACTTAGGTATGACACCCCACTCCTGCGCATGGGCGGGGTCGACATTGGCATGTCTCGGGATATAAAAATCTTGGGCCTGACTATAGACGACAAGCTGACTTTTAACACCCACGTCGCCAACGTCTGTAGGAAGGCCCTAAACATAGCGAAGCAGCTGCAACGAGCTGCTAAAATCAGCTGGGGACTGCACCCCGATGTCATCCGCACCATATACACGGCAGCAGTGGAACCCGTCATCTTATACGCCGCGGCCGCATGGTCGCCCGCAGCCGAAAAGATCTGTGTCCGCAAGCTCCTCAATACCGTCCAGAGGGGCTTCGCACAAAAAATCTGCAAGTCCTACCGCACCGTCTCCCTAAACTCGGCCCTACTACTGGCCGGGTTACTACCCTTGGACTTGCGTGTAAAGGAAGCAGCCGGGCTATACGAGGCTCGCAAGGGGTCGACCCGGCTAGTGCTAGGAGACCGGGAGGTCGAGCGGGTGGTAGGATTTGCGGAGCTGCCACATCCCGCCTTGCGTATGGGCCTGACCTTCAGAAGTCTAGACGACCGAAGCCTGGTAGACCAACACAACGTGCAGTCGCTCAGAATATTTACAGACGGCAGCAAGCTCCAGGGCAAAGTCGGTGCTGCGCTGTCCACATGGGACGACCAGACCGAACTGCGGAGCCAAAAATTGAGCTTGCCAGCGTACTGCACAGTCTACCAGGCCGAACTCCTGGCCATATGCAGGGCCACTAGCGAAGCCCTGAACAGCGGAGCAGAGAGCTGCGGAATATACAGTGACTCACGAGCTGCTTTGCAGACAGTGACCAATCCCGGGTCTATGCACTCCCTCGCAATCGAGGCGCGCCGAAACCTCAGCGTGGCCTTGACCCGTGGCAAAGCTGTGACCTTGTTCTGGATCAAGGCCCACGCCGGCATCGATGGCAACGAGCGCGCCGACGAGCTTGCAAAAGAAGCAGCACTTTCGAGTCGGAGGAAGCCTGATTATAACCGGTGTCCGATCTCATTCGCCAAGGGGGATCTTCGAAGCGACTCTCTTGACGAATGGAACAGGAGGTATAAAACGGGCGTGACGGCCTCCGTCACGAAAGTGTTCTTCCCGGATGCGAGGGAGGCATATCGCTTGGTGCGCAAAATACAGCCGCAGGGCATCGTTACTAGCATCTTTACGGGCCATGGGGGGTTCTCCCAATACTTGCACCGCTTCAAGTGTCGGGAGAGCCCGTCATGCGTCTGCGACCCTGCGGTTGAAGAGTCTGTCCAGCACATTTTATTTGAGTGTCCAGTGTTTGGAGCTAAACGCTACAACCTCGCccaaaaaataggaaacaatgTGACGATCGGCGAAGCCTACGGGCTCGTCGCAAGCAAAAGAACAAGAGCCGAATTTATGGAATATGCGGAAGCCATATGTAGGACTGTAGTGGAAAGGAACGCATCGGACTAA